In Streptomyces asoensis, a single genomic region encodes these proteins:
- a CDS encoding AAA family ATPase — MIVWLNGTHGAGKTTTSTLVQQLLPDSRVFDAEKVGETLMDIKPGLPGAGVDNFQHWPPWRPLVVDTARRVLDYTGGTLVVPMTVLVERYWHEISTGLARYGIPVRHFVLHADQDTLRRRIEGDTVLGPSAFRLRYLEPYAEAARTWLHGAAEVVDTTHLTPALAARRIARAVTG; from the coding sequence ATGATCGTATGGCTCAACGGCACCCATGGCGCGGGCAAGACCACGACCAGTACGCTCGTGCAGCAACTGCTGCCGGATTCCCGGGTGTTCGACGCCGAGAAGGTCGGCGAGACACTCATGGACATCAAGCCGGGACTGCCCGGTGCCGGAGTGGACAACTTCCAGCACTGGCCGCCGTGGCGGCCCCTGGTCGTCGACACCGCCCGCCGCGTCCTCGACTACACCGGCGGCACCCTGGTCGTCCCCATGACCGTCCTGGTCGAGCGGTACTGGCACGAGATCAGCACCGGTCTCGCCCGATACGGCATCCCGGTAAGGCACTTCGTGCTCCACGCCGACCAGGACACCCTGCGCCGGCGCATCGAGGGGGACACGGTCCTCGGCCCGTCCGCGTTCCGGCTGCGTTATCTGGAGCCGTACGCCGAGGCCGCGCGTACCTGGCTGCACGGCGCGGCCGAGGTCGTCGACACCACTCACCTCACGCCCGCCCTCGCCGCCCGCCGGATCGCGCGGGCCGTGACGGGCTGA
- a CDS encoding family 16 glycosylhydrolase produces MSAVVLALVAVLGGCGPAPAPAPDARSSASTGEEPFWQAEFDGAAATRPSEKSWNTETGNRDAEGWGNNELQYYTADPADSGLDGSGHLLISARRAPASARLPCYTQEFCPWTSARLTTEGKVALTHGRAEIRAKLPTGTGLLPAIWMLGDNGVEWPGQGEIDICEVVGGEPRTVYGTAHGPTYFNENGIGDSATLPSDASSAFHTYAVDKQPRRITWSVDGRPYFTLTPAKLPSPDDWVFEQDMHLLLNVAVGGDWPGPPDASTPSPATMTVDYVRFYGEGTVA; encoded by the coding sequence GTGTCCGCAGTCGTGCTCGCGCTGGTCGCGGTGCTCGGCGGGTGCGGACCGGCCCCTGCTCCCGCCCCGGACGCGCGCTCCTCTGCTTCGACCGGGGAAGAGCCTTTCTGGCAGGCGGAGTTCGACGGGGCGGCGGCCACCCGCCCGTCGGAGAAGTCCTGGAACACCGAGACCGGGAACCGGGACGCCGAGGGGTGGGGCAACAACGAGTTGCAGTACTACACGGCGGACCCGGCCGACTCCGGCCTGGACGGTTCGGGTCATCTCCTGATCTCCGCGCGGCGGGCTCCCGCGTCGGCCCGGCTGCCCTGCTACACCCAGGAGTTCTGCCCCTGGACGTCGGCCCGGCTGACCACCGAGGGAAAGGTCGCCCTGACACACGGTCGCGCGGAGATCCGGGCGAAACTGCCCACCGGCACCGGGTTGTTGCCGGCGATCTGGATGCTGGGCGACAACGGGGTCGAATGGCCCGGGCAGGGCGAGATCGACATCTGCGAAGTGGTCGGCGGGGAACCGCGCACGGTGTACGGCACCGCGCACGGACCGACCTACTTCAACGAGAACGGGATCGGCGACTCCGCCACCCTCCCGTCGGACGCGTCGAGCGCGTTCCACACCTACGCCGTGGACAAGCAGCCGCGACGCATCACGTGGTCCGTCGACGGCAGGCCGTACTTCACGCTGACACCCGCGAAGCTGCCCTCGCCCGACGACTGGGTCTTCGAACAGGACATGCATCTGCTGCTCAACGTCGCCGTCGGAGGCGACTGGCCCGGCCCTCCCGACGCCTCGACGCCGTCACCCGCGACGATGACGGTCGACTACGTACGCTTCTACGGCGAGGGGACCGTAGCCTGA
- the secD gene encoding protein translocase subunit SecD, whose translation MKRSPHLRGLFALAVVALSLYVALTVPVQLGLDLRGGTQIVLETRPTTAADAGAEATDRTVEVLRGRIDALGVAEPTIARSGDDRIVVELPGVQDPRRAADVIGRTARLTFHQVLGPATAADRAAGPSPERPHEQVTADETGRFLRLQTAALTGKDVDKAAARFDPHSGAGWHVTVDFKGAGGQEWARLTGEAACRAPGDPGRRVAVVLDGRIISSPQVDPSVGCRSGIGGGATLITGSFDDEEARELALLINGGALPVPVETVEQRTVGPTLGARAIAASAWAAAIGTALTSLFIVAVYRVVGALAVLALACYGLVSYAALAALGATLTLPGLAGFVLAIGMAVDANVLVFERAREEYVARHRPTPRSSLTAGFRGAFSAIADSNVTTLIAAALLFFLASGPVRGFGVTLGIGVLASMFSALVVTRVLAEHAVARPGLRRRPRLTGIAHTGFVRARLDRSGPHLMRHPRRWLAVSAAALVLAGSGIVVRGLDLGVEFTGGRLVEYSTTAPVDPDRTRAALAEAGFPRAVVQSSGDRQFTVRTPGLGEARAAALTDAVTGLGVGAERIRDEAVGPSLGKELRRGAVIALAVALGAQLVYLAARFRWLLGSSAVAALAHDVVILVGVFAWLGKPVDGVFLAALLTVIGYSVNDSVVVFDRIRELGRRARGKPFARVADQALLQTLPRTVNTGTGAAFILTALAVLGGDTLRDFALALLVGLAVGTYSSMFTATPLAVELHRRTGKERRT comes from the coding sequence GTGAAACGATCCCCGCACCTCAGAGGGCTGTTCGCCCTCGCCGTCGTAGCCCTGTCCCTGTATGTCGCGCTCACCGTGCCCGTCCAGCTCGGACTGGATCTGCGCGGCGGCACCCAGATCGTGCTGGAGACCCGCCCCACCACCGCGGCCGACGCCGGCGCCGAGGCGACGGACCGCACGGTGGAGGTGCTCCGCGGCCGTATCGACGCGCTCGGTGTGGCCGAACCCACCATCGCCCGCTCGGGCGACGACCGCATCGTCGTCGAGTTGCCCGGCGTGCAGGATCCGCGCAGGGCGGCCGACGTGATCGGCCGGACCGCCCGGCTCACCTTCCACCAGGTGCTCGGCCCGGCGACCGCAGCCGACCGGGCCGCCGGTCCGTCGCCCGAGCGGCCCCACGAGCAGGTGACGGCCGACGAGACGGGCCGCTTCCTGCGCTTGCAAACGGCTGCGCTGACCGGGAAGGACGTGGACAAGGCGGCGGCCCGGTTCGACCCGCACAGTGGCGCCGGTTGGCACGTCACCGTCGATTTCAAGGGGGCCGGCGGCCAGGAGTGGGCGCGGCTCACGGGTGAGGCCGCCTGCCGGGCGCCCGGGGATCCTGGCCGCCGGGTCGCCGTCGTCCTGGACGGCAGGATCATCTCGTCGCCGCAGGTCGACCCTTCGGTCGGGTGCCGGTCCGGCATCGGCGGCGGCGCCACCCTCATCACCGGCTCCTTCGACGACGAGGAGGCCAGGGAACTGGCGCTGCTCATCAACGGCGGCGCTCTCCCGGTGCCGGTCGAGACCGTCGAGCAGCGCACCGTCGGCCCCACCCTGGGGGCCCGCGCCATCGCGGCCAGTGCCTGGGCCGCCGCCATCGGCACCGCCCTGACCTCGCTGTTCATCGTCGCCGTCTACCGGGTCGTGGGGGCTCTGGCCGTGCTGGCGCTGGCCTGCTACGGCCTCGTCTCCTACGCCGCCCTGGCCGCGCTCGGCGCCACCCTCACCCTGCCCGGACTCGCCGGGTTCGTGCTGGCCATCGGCATGGCGGTCGACGCCAACGTGCTCGTCTTCGAACGTGCCCGCGAGGAGTACGTCGCTCGCCACCGCCCCACGCCCCGGTCGTCCCTGACCGCCGGCTTCCGGGGCGCCTTCAGCGCGATCGCCGACTCCAACGTCACCACCCTCATCGCGGCCGCGCTGCTCTTCTTCCTCGCGTCCGGTCCGGTGCGCGGGTTCGGCGTCACGCTGGGCATCGGGGTCCTCGCCTCGATGTTCAGCGCCCTCGTCGTCACCCGCGTCCTCGCCGAGCACGCCGTCGCCCGCCCCGGCCTGCGTCGCCGGCCCCGCCTGACGGGTATCGCCCACACGGGCTTCGTACGGGCCCGGCTCGACCGGTCCGGCCCGCATCTGATGCGTCACCCGCGCAGGTGGCTGGCCGTCTCGGCGGCGGCGCTCGTCCTGGCGGGCTCCGGGATCGTGGTGCGCGGCCTCGACCTCGGCGTCGAGTTCACGGGCGGACGGCTCGTCGAGTACTCCACGACGGCCCCCGTCGACCCCGACCGGACCCGTGCCGCGCTCGCCGAGGCCGGCTTCCCGCGGGCCGTCGTGCAGAGTTCCGGCGACCGGCAGTTCACCGTCCGCACCCCCGGGCTCGGCGAAGCCCGGGCGGCCGCCCTCACCGATGCCGTCACCGGCCTGGGGGTCGGCGCCGAACGGATCCGCGACGAGGCCGTCGGGCCCAGCCTCGGCAAGGAACTGCGCCGCGGCGCCGTCATCGCGCTCGCGGTGGCCCTCGGCGCCCAACTGGTCTACCTCGCGGCGCGGTTCCGCTGGTTGCTGGGCAGCTCCGCGGTCGCCGCCCTCGCCCACGACGTCGTGATCCTCGTCGGCGTCTTCGCCTGGCTCGGCAAGCCCGTGGACGGCGTCTTCCTCGCGGCGCTGCTGACCGTCATCGGCTACTCCGTCAACGACTCGGTCGTCGTCTTCGACCGGATCAGGGAACTCGGCCGCCGCGCTCGCGGGAAGCCGTTCGCCCGCGTCGCCGACCAGGCGCTCCTCCAGACGCTGCCCCGCACGGTCAACACCGGTACGGGCGCCGCGTTCATCCTCACCGCGCTGGCCGTCCTCGGCGGCGACACCCTGAGGGACTTCGCTCTCGCCCTGCTCGTCGGCCTCGCGGTGGGCACCTACTCCTCGATGTTCACGGCCACCCCGCTCGCCGTCGAACTGCATCGGCGCACAGGAAAGGAACGGCGCACCTGA
- a CDS encoding response regulator has protein sequence MSTPVTSPVRVLLADDHALVRRGVRLILDREPDLEVVAEAGDGAEAVELARTHEVDLAVLDIAMPRMTGLRATRELVALRPDLRVLMLTMHDNEQYLFQALKAGASGYVLKSVADRDLVAACRAAVRDEPFLYPGAVTALIRNYLDRVRHGEEPREQVLTAREEEVLKLVAEGHSSKEIAELLFISIKTVHRHRANLLHKLGLRDRLELTRYAIRAGLIEP, from the coding sequence ATGAGCACCCCAGTCACCTCCCCGGTCCGCGTTCTTCTCGCCGACGACCACGCCCTGGTACGTCGTGGTGTCCGGCTGATCCTCGACCGGGAGCCGGACCTGGAGGTGGTCGCCGAGGCCGGGGACGGTGCGGAGGCGGTCGAGCTGGCCCGCACCCACGAGGTCGACCTGGCGGTGCTGGACATCGCCATGCCCCGGATGACCGGTCTGCGGGCCACCCGCGAACTCGTCGCGCTCCGGCCGGACCTGCGGGTGCTGATGCTGACGATGCACGACAACGAGCAGTACCTCTTCCAGGCGCTCAAGGCCGGGGCCAGCGGGTACGTGCTGAAGTCCGTGGCCGACCGCGACCTGGTGGCCGCCTGCCGGGCCGCCGTGCGCGACGAGCCGTTCCTGTATCCGGGCGCGGTCACCGCGCTCATCCGGAACTACCTCGACCGGGTCCGCCACGGCGAGGAGCCGCGCGAGCAGGTGCTGACGGCGCGCGAGGAGGAGGTCCTCAAGCTCGTGGCCGAGGGGCACTCCTCCAAGGAGATCGCCGAACTGCTCTTCATCAGCATCAAGACCGTCCACCGGCACCGGGCGAACCTGCTGCACAAGCTCGGTCTGCGCGATCGCCTGGAACTCACCCGCTACGCGATCCGGGCCGGCCTCATCGAGCCCTGA
- a CDS encoding HAMP domain-containing sensor histidine kinase translates to MSLFWRIFALNAVVLGSATALLLWAPVTVSVPVVLTEAVILVAGLIVMLVANAALLRIGLAPLDRLTRLMDTVDLLRPGQRLPEGGRGETAELIRTFNAMLERLEHERASSSARVLVAQEAERRRIAQELHDEVGQSMTAILLALERSADEADEPLRGELRHVQEITRGSLDEVRRLARRLRPGVLEDLGLISALTSLTTEFSTHAGMRVVRRFDSGLPGLDEQTELVLYRVAQEALTNAARHAGAERVEVRLRHTAEAVELTVGDDGRGTGAAPEGAGIRGMRERALLIGATLDVVSPPRTGTQVRLTVPLLRKQS, encoded by the coding sequence GTGTCCCTGTTCTGGCGGATCTTCGCGCTCAACGCGGTGGTGCTGGGCAGTGCCACCGCGTTGCTGCTGTGGGCTCCGGTGACCGTTTCCGTGCCGGTGGTACTGACCGAAGCGGTCATCCTCGTGGCCGGTCTGATCGTCATGCTGGTCGCCAACGCGGCCCTGCTGCGGATCGGCCTGGCCCCGCTCGACCGGCTCACCCGGCTGATGGACACCGTCGACCTGCTGCGCCCCGGTCAGCGGTTGCCGGAGGGGGGCCGCGGCGAGACCGCGGAGCTGATCCGCACCTTCAACGCCATGCTCGAACGGCTGGAGCACGAGCGTGCCTCCAGCAGCGCCCGCGTCCTGGTCGCCCAGGAGGCGGAGCGGCGGCGTATCGCCCAGGAGCTGCACGACGAGGTGGGCCAGAGCATGACCGCGATCCTGCTCGCGCTGGAGCGCTCCGCCGACGAGGCGGACGAGCCGCTGCGCGGCGAGCTGCGCCATGTCCAGGAGATCACCAGGGGAAGCCTCGACGAGGTGCGCCGGCTTGCGCGACGGCTGCGGCCGGGCGTGCTGGAGGACCTCGGTCTCATCAGTGCCCTCACCTCGCTCACCACGGAGTTCTCCACGCACGCCGGGATGCGCGTGGTGCGCCGTTTCGACAGCGGCCTGCCCGGGCTGGACGAGCAGACGGAACTGGTGCTGTACCGGGTCGCGCAGGAAGCCCTGACGAACGCGGCGCGGCACGCCGGGGCCGAGCGGGTCGAGGTGCGGCTGCGGCACACCGCCGAGGCGGTGGAGCTGACCGTCGGCGACGACGGCCGCGGCACCGGCGCCGCCCCCGAGGGGGCAGGAATCCGGGGCATGCGCGAACGGGCCCTGCTGATCGGGGCCACGCTGGACGTCGTCTCCCCGCCGCGGACCGGAACGCAGGTCCGGCTGACCGTACCCCTCCTCAGGAAGCAGTCATGA
- a CDS encoding TraR/DksA family transcriptional regulator: protein MSPDTPRTDTRRERLTAHEALQRLEQERASRLTQLRAIGEAGPAGEEQMMSTQKAVIRQVLAEVEAAVVRVRNGSYGICPACSGPIPVERLEILPYTRFCVPCRRDAV from the coding sequence ATGTCACCCGACACGCCCCGGACCGATACCCGCCGAGAGCGGCTGACGGCGCACGAGGCCCTCCAGCGCCTCGAACAAGAACGTGCCTCCCGGCTCACCCAGCTGCGCGCCATCGGCGAGGCGGGACCGGCCGGGGAGGAACAGATGATGTCCACGCAGAAGGCCGTGATCCGGCAGGTCCTCGCCGAGGTGGAGGCCGCCGTCGTCCGGGTCCGCAACGGCAGTTACGGCATCTGTCCCGCCTGCTCCGGACCCATCCCCGTCGAGCGCCTCGAGATCCTCCCGTACACGCGCTTCTGCGTGCCCTGCCGGCGCGACGCCGTCTGA
- a CDS encoding TraR/DksA family transcriptional regulator has protein sequence MNHQIIDDHRTTLSAEDLAALRENLHEQLLFRREQLHQLSTPAADRADALRDRGAASQTEVRVKLAASARMVLTDVEAALARMDRGSYGLCHLCRGPIDRARLSIVPQARYCGRCQQVREGGR, from the coding sequence GTGAACCACCAGATCATCGACGACCACCGCACGACCCTGTCCGCCGAGGACCTCGCCGCCCTGCGCGAGAACCTGCACGAGCAGCTCCTGTTCCGGCGGGAACAGCTGCACCAGCTCTCCACCCCCGCCGCGGACCGGGCCGACGCGCTCCGCGACCGCGGGGCCGCCTCCCAGACCGAGGTCCGCGTCAAGCTCGCGGCCTCGGCCCGCATGGTCCTCACCGACGTCGAGGCCGCCCTCGCACGCATGGACCGGGGCAGCTACGGCCTCTGCCACCTGTGCCGCGGGCCCATCGACCGCGCACGCCTGTCGATCGTGCCGCAGGCCCGCTACTGCGGCCGGTGCCAGCAGGTGAGGGAGGGCGGGCGGTGA
- a CDS encoding rod shape-determining protein produces MTTPAGPGPVIPRQRSWHRHRRCPGVALDLGSDRTRAWMSGRRTILDVPTVTFPGAGPSYPVRRGTIVDSDGTARMLHRLLGHRLPRVGRPLLILTTPALGGTAYRTAARAAVQVLRPRTVLTVPTARAVAAATEADLTRPLLVLDLGAQLTEVTLLVDGAVTDARTTALGTSDLDGRTPPSRISDAVVAMVSAMLEQDRTVQTLDALRRGALLAGGGALRPDITYPLAGRLHAPVQPVPAPHTAAVRGAASLLRSADFSS; encoded by the coding sequence GTGACCACGCCCGCCGGGCCCGGCCCCGTCATCCCGCGTCAGCGGTCCTGGCACCGGCACCGGCGGTGTCCGGGCGTCGCCCTCGACCTCGGCAGCGACCGCACGCGTGCCTGGATGTCGGGTCGACGGACGATCCTGGACGTGCCCACGGTCACTTTCCCGGGCGCCGGACCCTCCTACCCGGTGCGGCGCGGCACCATCGTCGACAGCGACGGGACCGCGCGGATGCTGCACCGGCTGCTCGGCCACCGGCTGCCCCGCGTCGGCCGCCCCCTGCTGATCCTGACCACGCCCGCGCTGGGCGGCACGGCCTACCGCACCGCGGCCCGCGCCGCCGTACAGGTCCTGCGTCCGCGCACGGTGCTGACCGTCCCCACCGCGCGCGCCGTGGCGGCCGCCACGGAGGCCGACCTGACCCGGCCCCTGCTCGTCCTGGACCTCGGCGCCCAGCTCACCGAGGTCACGCTGCTGGTCGACGGGGCGGTCACCGACGCCCGTACCACCGCTCTGGGCACGAGCGACCTGGACGGCCGCACACCGCCCTCGCGGATCTCCGACGCGGTCGTCGCGATGGTGAGCGCCATGCTGGAGCAGGACCGCACCGTCCAGACGCTCGACGCCCTGCGGCGCGGCGCGCTGCTCGCGGGCGGCGGCGCGCTGCGACCCGACATCACCTACCCCCTCGCCGGCCGGCTGCACGCTCCCGTCCAGCCGGTCCCGGCCCCGCACACCGCCGCGGTCCGCGGCGCCGCGAGCCTCCTGCGCAGCGCCGACTTCTCCTCCTGA
- a CDS encoding P-loop NTPase fold protein: protein MAGRLTAPGFSGPAVTALGDDFCCVQACRGQARFRETAPWGGSVAGQRHGPDGQFAGHPGSLWGLVFCSENLLAGAGGDGAVRLWDCSEGRPVAVLAGHRALVRAIAASSDGRMLASVSRDGEIRLWDVPERELKQVASTEQSRSAWSVAFSPDDRMLVVGEDDGQWSVWDVPSLSRLRSLPRLPGHGMVQGVAFHPDGNRLAGANMHGRTRVHAVEGDRPQIEMDHPERWPRAVAFSPDGDLLAAGGESPGIRLWDVRDGAARPELPQRWGDRNRYFEGVWSIAFHPHRPLLLAGGAGDASSVWLWDYERRECVAELGGHGDERVSRVAFSPSGQTFASAGWDGTIALWDTAAHERRHTFVGDIGKVTSAAFSPDGRLLATGSDSGTVRVWHTASGLQALRLSEEHLNDLAHIYASTSGLAFDGPGERLASTGGGGMVKVWDLRTGERLVTLIPSISPQAPPSSVGFIGSSLIVSGGETLHLWNEAAEAEEPEYSLEMPGKILAVRSCDGQGIAVVAGSKLRHAPSFPALESAPDIDLPCRPGHASLHMGGRRATALIHGDDGLVLLDAHTGEPLVDLARPLPGEPSGRVSAVALSPDGTLCAAGAEDGYVRVWYSATGARATGFQAHVGPVTVLCFEPRRSVLATGGRDGAVRLWQAHSGQRIGGADVPQLRAPNVTRTHPDQPTADDLLGTARHVRTLTSLVCARDTDPPLAIALLGGWGAGKSSVMLQMQKQVGELVARSSAAMGNSGQSAFVSHVRQVTFNAWHYSDDRLWAGLATHLFRALAEPDLPEAPEYSTDQAEARRQELRDELAHYKAQEAELFDIITQEQGSGLQSPVRTGNRTWRRLRIVTPHILRALTGWGLLAVAAYAAYRWLDSAYAPAGAAVLALFTALHTISGIVTDLRSVTGTMTDLGSVQEQLSARIAEVEDRLAQADATARLSRLLDDLGRSDTYAADRGLLGRIHKDLEHLQDDLDQARRQWSTYPSGQPPLERIILYIDDLDRCPPARVVELLAAVHLMLALRLFVVVVAVDPRWLLGALEHHYSELFPAENHPDRSEASLPVTPLDYLDKIFQIPWTVPTSSQEAAESYIKALLTDRHGPPPSTERAGPNDGTRLGAARLGPEERPPRSRPSPVSSDEPVRQDTSRSPGHPGPGWTPLEVRPSPLLLTEAEIDCLAALAPLLPTPRAAKKLVNLYRLIRFGIPEAELPRFLGSSEEHSDHQAVQLLLALLVGRPNAAPLLLAAIQGAGPSDDLTTSLEAAGPQGSDVAHVLRQIGTRQGFPSTTRPYQRWCREVSRLSFHTWTGIRPDDGPAPQAPDA from the coding sequence ATGGCAGGACGGCTCACCGCCCCGGGGTTTTCCGGCCCTGCGGTCACGGCACTAGGCGACGACTTCTGTTGTGTGCAAGCGTGTCGGGGGCAGGCTCGGTTCCGGGAAACTGCGCCGTGGGGGGGCTCGGTGGCTGGACAACGTCATGGCCCTGACGGGCAGTTCGCCGGACATCCCGGAAGCCTCTGGGGGCTGGTCTTCTGCTCCGAGAATCTGCTCGCGGGCGCAGGCGGCGACGGGGCAGTGCGGCTGTGGGACTGCTCCGAGGGACGACCGGTGGCGGTGCTGGCCGGTCACCGTGCGCTCGTACGGGCCATAGCTGCCAGCAGCGACGGCCGGATGCTGGCCAGCGTCTCGCGCGACGGAGAGATACGGCTGTGGGATGTACCGGAGCGGGAGCTCAAGCAGGTGGCGTCCACGGAACAGTCCCGGTCCGCGTGGTCGGTCGCTTTCAGCCCCGACGACCGGATGCTGGTGGTGGGTGAGGACGACGGGCAATGGAGTGTGTGGGACGTACCGTCCCTGTCCCGCCTCAGAAGCCTTCCCCGGCTGCCGGGCCACGGCATGGTGCAGGGAGTGGCCTTCCACCCCGACGGGAACCGGCTCGCCGGGGCGAACATGCACGGCAGGACCCGCGTCCACGCGGTCGAGGGTGACCGACCGCAGATCGAGATGGACCATCCGGAACGCTGGCCCAGGGCCGTGGCGTTCAGCCCGGACGGTGACCTTCTCGCGGCGGGCGGGGAGAGCCCGGGCATCCGTCTGTGGGACGTCCGGGACGGTGCGGCCCGCCCTGAACTCCCGCAGCGGTGGGGAGACCGGAACAGATACTTCGAGGGCGTCTGGTCGATCGCCTTCCATCCCCACCGCCCCTTGCTCCTCGCAGGCGGTGCCGGAGACGCGTCCAGCGTCTGGCTCTGGGACTACGAGCGGAGGGAGTGCGTCGCGGAGCTCGGTGGACACGGGGACGAACGCGTCAGTCGTGTTGCCTTCAGTCCGAGTGGCCAAACCTTCGCCAGCGCGGGCTGGGACGGGACCATCGCGTTGTGGGACACCGCTGCACACGAGCGGCGGCACACTTTCGTCGGCGACATCGGCAAGGTGACGAGTGCCGCGTTCAGCCCGGACGGCCGACTGCTCGCCACCGGTTCCGATTCCGGGACGGTGCGCGTGTGGCACACGGCCTCCGGTCTCCAGGCTCTGCGCCTGTCCGAGGAGCACCTGAACGACCTCGCCCACATCTACGCCAGCACCTCCGGCCTGGCCTTCGACGGACCGGGCGAGCGGCTGGCGTCGACCGGAGGCGGCGGCATGGTGAAAGTGTGGGACCTGCGGACCGGCGAGCGTCTCGTGACGCTCATTCCCTCGATCAGCCCACAGGCTCCTCCGTCGTCCGTTGGATTCATCGGTTCATCGCTGATCGTCTCCGGCGGAGAAACGCTGCACCTGTGGAACGAGGCAGCGGAAGCGGAAGAGCCCGAGTACAGCCTGGAAATGCCCGGGAAGATCCTCGCGGTACGCAGCTGTGACGGCCAGGGGATCGCCGTCGTGGCGGGCTCGAAGCTCCGCCACGCCCCGTCCTTTCCGGCTCTGGAGAGCGCCCCCGACATCGATCTTCCCTGCCGGCCCGGACACGCGTCCCTGCACATGGGCGGCCGGCGCGCGACAGCACTGATCCACGGGGACGACGGACTGGTGTTGCTGGATGCCCACACCGGCGAGCCACTCGTGGACCTGGCACGTCCCCTGCCGGGAGAGCCTTCCGGCAGGGTGAGCGCCGTGGCTCTGAGCCCGGACGGGACCCTGTGCGCCGCAGGGGCGGAAGACGGGTACGTCCGGGTCTGGTACAGCGCGACAGGCGCACGCGCCACCGGTTTCCAGGCCCATGTCGGACCGGTGACCGTCCTGTGCTTCGAGCCGCGCAGGTCCGTCCTGGCGACAGGCGGTCGCGACGGCGCCGTGCGCCTCTGGCAGGCGCACAGCGGTCAACGGATCGGCGGCGCCGATGTGCCGCAACTGCGGGCACCCAACGTGACCAGGACCCATCCGGATCAGCCCACTGCCGACGACCTGCTGGGAACGGCGCGCCATGTACGCACCCTCACGAGCCTGGTATGTGCCCGCGATACCGATCCGCCCCTGGCCATCGCACTGCTCGGAGGCTGGGGAGCGGGAAAGTCCAGTGTCATGCTCCAGATGCAGAAACAGGTGGGTGAGCTGGTCGCGCGTTCGTCAGCCGCCATGGGAAACAGCGGTCAGAGCGCTTTCGTGTCCCATGTGCGCCAGGTGACCTTCAACGCCTGGCACTACAGCGACGACCGGCTCTGGGCGGGGCTGGCGACCCATCTTTTCCGTGCCCTCGCCGAGCCGGACCTCCCGGAGGCGCCGGAGTACTCCACCGACCAGGCCGAGGCACGACGTCAGGAGCTGCGCGACGAGTTGGCCCACTACAAGGCGCAGGAAGCCGAACTGTTCGACATCATCACCCAGGAACAAGGCAGCGGGCTGCAATCGCCGGTCCGCACGGGCAACCGGACATGGCGCCGACTGAGAATCGTCACCCCGCACATCCTTCGTGCACTGACGGGATGGGGCCTGCTGGCCGTTGCCGCCTATGCCGCTTACCGCTGGCTCGACTCGGCCTACGCCCCTGCCGGTGCAGCCGTCCTGGCTCTGTTCACTGCCCTGCACACCATCAGCGGTATCGTGACGGACCTCCGGTCGGTCACCGGCACGATGACCGACCTCGGCTCCGTACAGGAACAGCTCAGCGCCCGGATCGCCGAGGTCGAGGACAGGCTGGCTCAGGCGGACGCAACCGCACGCCTCTCCCGACTGCTGGACGACCTCGGCCGTTCGGACACCTACGCCGCCGACCGGGGATTGCTCGGCCGTATCCACAAAGACCTCGAACACTTGCAGGACGATCTCGACCAGGCCCGTCGGCAGTGGTCCACGTACCCGAGCGGACAACCTCCTCTCGAACGAATCATTCTCTACATCGACGACCTCGACCGCTGCCCACCCGCGCGGGTGGTCGAGTTGCTGGCCGCAGTGCACCTCATGCTGGCACTGCGACTGTTCGTGGTCGTGGTCGCCGTGGATCCGCGCTGGTTGCTGGGCGCTCTGGAACACCACTACAGCGAACTCTTTCCAGCCGAGAACCACCCAGATCGTTCGGAAGCATCGCTCCCGGTCACTCCGCTCGACTACTTGGACAAGATCTTCCAGATTCCGTGGACCGTACCGACCAGTTCGCAGGAAGCGGCCGAAAGTTACATCAAGGCACTGCTCACCGACCGCCACGGTCCGCCACCGAGCACCGAACGGGCCGGGCCGAACGACGGAACCCGCCTCGGGGCAGCGCGCCTCGGCCCCGAAGAACGACCTCCCCGCTCGCGCCCGTCCCCGGTCTCCTCGGATGAACCCGTCCGTCAGGACACTTCGCGGTCGCCCGGCCATCCCGGCCCCGGGTGGACGCCGCTGGAGGTCCGGCCGTCGCCACTGCTGCTGACCGAGGCGGAAATCGACTGCCTGGCTGCCCTCGCCCCGCTGCTTCCCACACCCCGGGCCGCCAAGAAGCTGGTCAACCTCTACCGACTGATCCGCTTCGGCATTCCGGAAGCCGAACTGCCTCGCTTCCTCGGCTCCTCCGAGGAGCACTCCGACCACCAGGCCGTCCAGCTTCTCCTGGCCCTCCTGGTGGGCCGCCCGAATGCCGCCCCGCTCCTGCTCGCCGCCATTCAGGGAGCCGGCCCGTCGGACGATCTCACGACATCCCTGGAGGCTGCCGGACCTCAAGGCAGCGACGTCGCACACGTCCTTCGGCAGATCGGCACCCGACAGGGTTTCCCTTCCACGACCCGCCCGTATCAGAGATGGTGCCGTGAAGTCAGCCGCTTGAGCTTCCACACCTGGACGGGAATTCGCCCGGACGACGGTCCAGCCCCACAAGCCCCTGACGCATGA